GCACGATGAAGTAGCGAAACTCGAGCATCTCGTGAAACGAGGTGGCGGCGAACACGCACGCGAGATACAGCGCGCGCCAGAGCAGCTGGGTGTGCTCCAGCCTGCGAAGGACGGCGTAGCCTGCGTACACGTAGGCTGGCACCAGGCAGCAGCGGACTAGCGGGCCCCTGCCCATGACCTGAGTCCAAACGTGGAACGTCAGGTGACGGTTGTCCAGCAGGGTGTAAGGATGCAGGTGTGTGCAGTTCTGGACGGCGAGAACCGAGATTAGCGTTATTACCGCGTACAAGAGCGGTCTTCGCGCAAGGCTCTTCCGGAAGTCGGCGATGACCGAAGGTCTGAGTAAGTGAGGGGCTGCGTGGAAAAGCGTGAAGACCAAGTAGTACCCCATCTGAGGGGGGTGGAAGCAGACACGGTGATGCTCGCTGGTCCCCCACAACGACGCCGTCGTTGAAGACGATGAATGCGGCGAAGCAGATGCCAACGAGACAGTAGCCGAGGCAGTCCATAAGTGCCCCGCGCAGGTCGTCGACCACGATCGTCCAGACGACGTGGAGACGGTGCTTGGGTTGCAGTTCTTGGCGCGACGCTGTCGTACGGCGGACGCCATCCTTGTTGCTTCCTTGGCGCTGTCCCTGAACGCCGTTCTCGTAGTGTTCTTCTCGGCATTCATGAAGGCCTTTCCTGCAGTCTCGTGGAATATTTCCCTGAAATATATTCCTGCAAACTTCACAGTTCTTGCAATCTCCACCAGGACATCGTCCTTGGACGCTGTTCTCGCAGTCTCTCGAAAACTGTTCGTGGACACCGTTCTCACACCTTCCCGGTATGTGTAGTCGCGGGACGCCGTTCTTGTCGCCTTGTGGAAGCATTTCTAGAACCACGTTCTCGTAAGAGGCCTGAAAGCTTGCCTCGAACGTGTTCAGGACCGCGAACCCAGCCGTCATGGCCACCCACACCACAGAAGACTGCCGGAAGAATACGGCCACGGCTCCGAAGGTCACCGCCAGCCAGTGCCTCCGGTGGAGGTACGACAGGTACATCAACAGGAGGAAAAACACGCCTCCTGGGTCGGTGTAGTAAACGTGGGTCAGTGACTGGAGAATGGGGAGCGAGTTGACCGCGGCGCTGACCAGAAGTGGCTTGAGACGCATGGGGTCGCCGGGTCGAGCCAACACGGCGGCGATCGCGTACGCCGCGACCCAGTTGCCCAGCCCCAAGATCATGTTGGTGCAGCGGAGGGCGTAAACGGTGCAGAGGTTCGCTGAACTGAAGAAGCCAAGCACGAAAAGCAACATCATGGACAGAGCGTAGACTCCCGGAAGCGTGGTGACTCCTTCGTCCCAGTGGCTGTAATTTCCGGCGCAGTAATTGAACGCCATGGGGACGTGCCAGATCTCGTCCATGTATGGCTCCGGTTCAACTTGGTAGATCACGAGGGACACGGCGACCGACGAGAGCGCGACGACCGATAAAGTCGCCAAGAAGGCGCCGTGACGCGTCCTCAGGTTGGAAACTAGGCCCCCGGTGGAgtacatctctctctctctctctcgggaaTCGCTGGCTTGAACGATACGCATATGACTGCGCTTCAGCCGAGAGCGTTTAAGTAGGCATTCAAGGGTGCGTAGTTGGTGACGCAGGCGAAGGTGTTGGTCACCGTTTTAACGCAACGCCGGTGGTTCCGAAAAACAAACCTCGAGAACACGTGTGCCGTCTGAGGCGGCACGCACAAAAGCATCCATGGTGCATgcaactgttctttttttttttcgggaaacaCGTGAATGCCATATTTCAAGTTACTGCAAAAGCAAAGCAAGAAAACAAGAGGTGCCACAGTTTGGTTTAACAGGTTACTTTAACCATGAGGCTTGTCACCGTTTTCGACCGAGATGGTGAGTTAAATAACGGGCATGTTGCTTTCACGCGTACATGTAGAAAACAGCCTGTGCGCTCCACACGAGAGACTTTGTGTGAACGCCATCCGCCCGCCGCTATATCTGGATGCGTGCGTTGTAGTGTTTCATttcgtttcttttattgcgatagcaattatatggacactccaaagcagatttctgccgtcggcgtcgccgtcgccattgccgtcgccgtcgctgtgaggttccgtatgacgtcaatggagatgaaatcgtcgcagcgcgccgccgaactctgtgtgtgcaagtgaaagggcgcgagggacgtgcgctttcacggggagtgaacgcacggcggagaacaaacgcgcgttctgcgccgtgctcccttaagggctgcagaagtaggcgtctctttcctcctttacgatcaccatatatgtagagcaaacgcgccttcttccaacgcgcgaaaggccgaggggggaggacgagggaagggaggcgacgtttagctgcggcaccaagtgcctattcatatcagaggctccggcaacagtcactaacgccgcacgcattttgtgcgaacgcgggcaaaacgccgacggcgtcgacaacagttctgcgtgttgccggtgctgctgcatgtccaagtttatacagctgataaagctactatcattagtccgtatagctgtctacaaatttgctatcgcaattgatgcttcgcctttcaggtgaaacagcgacaactttttttatgggGGTCGAGGTTAAGAGAGAGCTAGTGATGGCCGCAAGTAGCGATCGTTGTATTGTTGACTTCTTGCAATTCAGATGATCTCGGGCGCTTACGGTCAGCTGGAGACGCAGGTATAACGCTCACCtttgcgcctgtgtccacaagGAAACGGACACCACAACCACGTTTGGTGACGAAGAAAGCTCAGTGAGGGGCGACTTCCGTCGATATTGCAGCATTGGTCGCCCTCAGTGCTGGCCTCTGACACAGGGCGCAACGCATTTGCGCGCACCGTCACCATGTTTCATGTTACTGTCCGGGAAATGTCAAGAGTATGGTGCGTCAAAGTATAGGGCCATAGAAAAGAACAGTTGGTATGTTATACATTCTAGGAGCAACCAACAGCGCAGTAGATCGCCTACGACGCAATGAAAGACGCGGACAGGGCTTTGATGCCTTCTCAGACAGCGAGCCACCTGAGATTAAGCCACAGAAATTAAACTTGCTTACCATGACGGCAGCCAACGGAGAGTCAGGGTGGACTTGTGGCGCCCTCTAAAAGCGAGTTTAAAAGGAAACAACGGAAACTAAGgatcgattaaaaaaaaaaaagaaaaggtcggCTGACTTTATTCAGTTCAAAGAGAAAAACAGAAAGCTGCCCGTGAATTTATCGCGGACTTGCACATTGATCTAGTGATGAAGGTTGAAAGAAGGCTGAGAAATTGCGTTCCGGGCGTTATTCTGTTTTTCGTGCGAGAAAAAGAAGCAGAACCTGACCTATGCGAATTCCCGTGGCACACTGGACGCGCTGCAAGCCGTATCACAGTGTGGGAAGTTCCCTACAGGTCCTTATGCTTCACTCGAGTGCCTGTAATACGTTAGCATTGTGAGAGCCTATTATTCGGTCACTTCTTATCGACATCCGTTTGACTTATCCAGTCTCAGTGTCATCTGAGAGCTTTGACATTATGATTTAATGCTGCTCTCTAAGAACCGACAGCGTCACCTAAGGTCtcacgatgataatgatgatgattattattgggTTTTACTTGCGCAAGGTCTACCAAAACACAACAGCACAATGAATgcttaatgcgaagcattttttgtcTCGTACCAGACACATTGCGGAAGGTTGGTAGGTAGGTTGCTTGTCTCGCGCCGTTCCGGGACTCGTCAATAAAAGAATTTAAGCGTCCGATGGTGCGATCCAACTTCCTTTTCTAACACGACAGTCCGATGCTTTAACCATTAGGATACAATCGCTTCTTTAACCAGCGaggctgttcttagtcgacccttcgccgtctgtccggcgttacgcaggtcacgtgaccaggaaaGGATGAGAGCCGCGCTGGGGGAGGGCAGGTTACGTGACctgcagaggaggagaggcgtgctgcgggaggaggcgaccaatgagaggccgcgctcacttttatcagctctgcgccgcagcccacatgaacaaaattggtagcagagatacgattacgctaccatcaagcggtggtcagaggccacgacgttgtatttcagtggctacctgggcactgcaacatcactggcaatgaatgtgccgacaaagctgcccgtgaagcacatgatgAATGTGAAAGAATctcaataccattgtcaagaacgcatgcagcgcggcacctcagcagtatTGCCCAtgctataactctaagaaaatggaatgcgccagagtttaccaaccggcgcctatatgccatggacccacagatgcaattacaacttttacccggttttaaacgacaagaagaaaccttactgtgccgcctgcgaataggagtttcctttacaaactcctattcattcctaattggaatggcggacaatgccaactgcagcacatgtggtgttgaggcaTCTCTTATGtgaccagacatctcttatgtgactgccccagatacgaagatgagatgattgcccttcggacggctttggggcacttagacgacaggccttttacggaggagaagatcttgggcccgcgGCCTCgagcgtctgctatgtgcagggctacaaaggcgctgctgcgtttcttgaagtgcacaagcctgtatgaccgcctgtgacgaaactcggcgatgaacgcttgactgtgtaaatgtgcaggatgcgaacttctctcttccttctcctctttcaatcccttctccccttCCCCATTGCAGGGTAGGCTACCgagctcagcctggttaaccttcctgcctttcccttatgacttctctctctctctctctctattaggTCACAgacgttgccggaaatcagtcgtgaaatcCGGCgtaaaacactttcatgttaaaattgaTGTACGACACACCGTTCCAAAGTATGCCACTCATTTACGAGTAGGAGTGTTGCAAAACTCTCGTCAACTTGATAATATGCCAAAAGCTGTGAATTCTTATATCACATTTGTCCGCTTGAGATGCTCTAACAGGTGCAATGGACAACTGCGATATTTGGTCTTGGTGCAGAGATATGTATTTGCAAACAAAATGCTTCCATTTTGTTATTTCCATTAATCAATCAGTGAATCAATCAATCGAAACTTTATAAAACTTCATTTCAATTCTAACTTACCAATTTGCGGCAATTTTTGTGAACATTCCAGGTGTTAAATCAAGTTTGTGCTGCCTAGAGTTCCCAGAATTTAACTTTTGctttcaaatgcaacacatttcattcaaatcgatGCCCCAGCGGTTGtcccagaaaagaaaaaaaaatctgcgtttTACACGTATTTGAATGGGGAAATCTGAGTTTGCCCGGAAGTAAAATTGTGCTGCATAGAATTCCTAGAACTTAACTGTTACATTCAAATGCAACGAATTGCATTCAAATTGACGCAGTGGTTGTCCcggaaaagcgtttctgcgttttacaagTATTGGAATAGTAAAATCTGAGCTGGCCCAGAAGTATATAGCTTCATCTTTAAATAGAGAGAGCAGTTGCCCGCACGGCCAGCTTACATATTACAGCCTCAAACGCAGCAATGAAATGCACGGATAATTGTCAATCTAGGAACTGTCCTTCCTCGCGCGCCGTGTTTGGAGCGCAAGAAGTTGCGGGCAACTGCTAAGCCGAATTGAATGAAAGAGGCTGCATTCAGCCTCTTTCATTGCATTCGGCTTAGATGCACGAAAGAAAAAGTTGGGTATCCTACGCCAACCACTGCGAGCAGAATTGCCCTTTGCGGTCTCAACATTGTTTTACCCGAAATTGTCGAAATTCAGCGTACTTCAGCAATTCCCTCCTATTCCCTGAACCGATTTACTGCGACCGAAATACGGGCTCCAAACGTGCCGTGAAAGTCATCGCTCttccggtaaaaaaaaaaaaaaaaaaaaaagaaaaaaaaaagaaatgtctgtTCTCCAATCTTCCGCGCAGTGCGAAAACATTGAGTGAAACCTCAGTGAGCATTATTTCGCTGGTCACTTTGAACACTTATTGGTCGAAACCGGCgcaattcacaaagtttttcatggAATAAGGCTATGCTATCAGTACTGGTTGACATTGTAGTTCTGTGTTAACGACATGCCCCGTAAAGTATTTAATTAAAAGCAGATTATTAAAGTTTACGTTATATGTACAATCGTATTGATGGTTACTGTGCAAATTTTGCACAGTAACCCTCAATACGATGCCCACCGCAGCAGATATGATGCTTGGTCAGGAAAAAGATTATCACATTGACCGGAATCATATAATTTTAAAGACCGATGCAGTCGTTGCAAAAACACGCGGATAAAGGTTTGGAGGTCGCGTTGAAAAATTTTCTTCTACTTCGCATCGCGCACGTTGGTAGGCTGGTGCGCTGAAAACTGTGCACAACGAGATAAAAATATGTGAGCCAGAAAAACATGGGTACGAGCCGACTGCACCGGGAGCAGTGTTTTATCTCCTTTTTTTCCACAGCGTCCTTGCCTCGTGTCAAATGTTTCACGGGTGAGAAAGAAAAAGCCATATACAAAATTTAGAGCCTCGTGTTTGCTTTAAATCAATTCGTATGCTGAGTGATTTAGTAATTAATTGGTTTGTTGATATGATTAACGATACAATGATTAGAGATGAAATGTTTCAGGAGATATTGAGCGGGAGGGGAAAAGCTTTCATCTTTTTTTTACAGGAAATTTTAGAAATTTTGAGACAAATTGTAACTCCCTAAAATAGCTTACTTTTATTATTCCAGCAATAAAAAAAGTAATAGTCCTTAAATACATGCGATCATTGCGCAGAGAACGTGAATTGCTATCTGATAACTGAGCAATATTGGCAATCTGATATTGATATCTGATATTGATATCAATATTGGCAATCTGAAAAGGTCACTCGGTGTCCGAGTAACTCTCGCTGGACACACTTACCTTAGAATCGGCCGCGGCTGCTTCCACATTCCAGTTTTATTGCGCGTAGACGTGCTCTCCAACACGTTTACTTGTGAGCCTGTTGGTAAGCCTTTTATGAACATTTCCAAGCCAAGACCAGTTTCCTTCACAAGTGGCAGATGGCGAAGGTATTTGCAGCAGCCTAGAATTGCTGTACGTGTCAGTGGCTGATTAGTGCAGAGGCCTTGAAATTAGGTTGACAGTTCCACGTGATTCGTGGAGTCCCAGACGCAAGCCTTGGCCGAAACCCAGAGCGCGTCTTGTATTCCGCGACGTTTGAAAGCTACGCTATGCGCTTTCAAAACGAAACTGAAAGCGTATAATGAAGACACTTGAAAACTACGCTGCCGTTTTATTGTCGTCATCgtcgcttttagaattttatgcT
This region of Dermacentor silvarum isolate Dsil-2018 chromosome 5, BIME_Dsil_1.4, whole genome shotgun sequence genomic DNA includes:
- the LOC119454043 gene encoding LOW QUALITY PROTEIN: putative Dol-P-Glc:Glc(2)Man(9)GlcNAc(2)-PP-Dol alpha-1,2-glucosyltransferase (The sequence of the model RefSeq protein was modified relative to this genomic sequence to represent the inferred CDS: deleted 1 base in 1 codon), coding for MRIVQASDSREREREMYSTGGLVSNLRTRHGAFLATLSVVALSSVAVSLVIYQVEPEPYMDEIWHVPMAFNYCAGNYSHWDEGVTTLPGVYALSMMLLFVLGFFSSANLCTVYALRCTNMILGLGNWVAAYAIAAVLARPGDPMRLKPLLVSAAVNSLPILQSLTHVYYTDPGGVFFLLLMYLSYLHRRHWLAVTFGAVAVFFRQSSVVWVAMTAGFAVLNTFEASFQASYENVVLEMLPQGDKNGVPRLHIPGRCENGVHEQFSRDCENSVQGRCPGGDCKNCEVCRNIFQGNIPRDCRKGLHECREEHYENGVQGQRQGSNKDGVRRTTASRQELQPKHRLHVVWTIVVDDLRGALMDCLGYCLVGICFAAFIVFNDGVVVGDQRAHRVCFHPPQMGYYLVFTLFHAAPHLLRPSVIADFRKSLARRPLLYAVITLISVLAVQNCTHLHPYTLLDNRHLTFHVWTQVMGRGPLVRCCLVPAYVYAGYAVLRRLEHTQLLWRALYLACVFAATSFHEMLEFRYFIVPYVFFRLHVRGETCRELFAELVLNSVTYCAMLYMFLSRAVVWNIDGTAQSFFW